In a genomic window of Thermodesulfobacteriota bacterium:
- a CDS encoding DsrE/DsrF/DrsH-like family protein, translating to MAADPAGGKKPYRLCIVLHAGSFDRVYEALAIANVEVARGGEAHVLFTYGALKRLRKGNTDLVVIEGEPAPFREEFEKALERGTTDSISEMIEMGKRFGGLKIYACSGAMGILNITRDELIDGVDASTGLVGFMDLVKEANLTLYV from the coding sequence ATGGCGGCCGACCCCGCGGGAGGCAAGAAGCCTTACAGGCTCTGTATCGTTCTGCACGCGGGCTCTTTCGATAGGGTGTACGAGGCCCTTGCCATAGCCAACGTGGAGGTGGCCCGGGGCGGCGAGGCGCACGTGCTCTTCACCTACGGCGCGCTTAAGAGGCTCCGGAAGGGCAATACCGACCTGGTCGTCATCGAAGGCGAGCCCGCGCCGTTCCGTGAAGAGTTCGAAAAGGCGCTCGAGCGCGGCACCACGGACTCCATAAGCGAGATGATAGAGATGGGGAAGCGGTTCGGCGGGCTCAAGATATACGCCTGCTCCGGGGCGATGGGCATACTTAATATCACGCGGGACGAGCTCATCGACGGCGTGGACGCGAGCACGGGGCTCGTGGGTTTCATGGACCTCGTTAAGGAGGCGAACCTGACGCTCTACGTCTGA